Sequence from the Bubalus kerabau isolate K-KA32 ecotype Philippines breed swamp buffalo chromosome 17, PCC_UOA_SB_1v2, whole genome shotgun sequence genome:
CCACCAGGCCGCAGCCCCGAACTCCCAGGCTGCTTCCAGACGCTCGCTGAGCTCATCCTCGGGGCCAGGTTCGGGGGCGGGGGGCCGCTCCTCCGGAGGGAGCAGGCCCAGGTCCCTCCGCTGTAGGAGCCGCCCCTGGGCCATGGCCCTGCGGAAACCCTCGGGCGCCAGCCCCTCCACCTTCTGAGGCTCGAAGCCACCCAGCAGCCGGCGGTGGGAGAAGGTGGGTGCCGCCCACACCGGGGGAGCCAGGGGCACCTCCAGCAGGGCCTCTAGCCACCGGCTGCAGCAGGCAGTGGCCTGGGGTGTCCAGGAAGCTGCGGGGGCACGAGCATTGGGCCCGGGGTCTGCCTGGAGGTGGAGGCGCTGGTGGAAAACATCTCCGGCCGCGGAAAGCTGGAAGAGCGACAGCACTGGTGTGGAGGCGGGGGGCGGGATGGCAGCAGCCAGACCTGCGGACGGAAGGACAGTGACCAGGCGGCCTGGGGGGCACGGCTCCCCACCCGCCCCAGCCCCCAACGCACCTACAGTGGGCGCTTTCAGACGCTCCTGCAGCCGCCGGTGACTCTTGGGCTCCAGCAGGGGGAAGGCCGAGAGGGAGTCGCTCCTGGTGGGGAGAGACTGGGGGAGCCCCGCCAGGCGGGGTGTGCAGGCCCCCACTCCTGGAGGAGGGACAGGTAGCTGAGGCCCTGTCCAGGCCCGCCCTGCCCGCCCCCCTGCCCGGCTTGGCCCCTCACCTGCGAGgtgcagcagctgcagctccccACCCTGGCTGGCCAGGAGCAGTGGCTGGGGGAGGCCTGGGCGCGGTGGCGGCAGTAGCCGGGCCAGCAGGGGCGCAGAGCGGAGGCCATGGTTCCACTTGAGCAGGGGCACCAAGGGGAGGCGCTCATCCACCAGGTAGAGGGAGAACTGGCAGAAGACGAGGATGAGACTGACGGGACAGGACGGGTCTCTCTGGGCTGCCCCCCCCGGCCCCTTCCAGAGCTCCACATGGTTTTCAGAGTAGCCTGGCTCTGCGCAGGAGGTGTCTCCCCAGCAGGCGTCCCTTGTCCTGATGGCCCCGCTGGGAGAGGGGCTCTCATAGCCTTCCCCACCTCGCCCAAGGCTGGCACACAAGCCCAGACACCCAGGAGCACCCAGGGTGCTgagagggcggggcggggcggggccagacctcctccccctctgcccctccccatccccgGCTGCATCCACGGCCCTGTGACCTGTGTCTCCAGTGACCTGAGACAGGGCAGGGTGGAGAGAAGGGGAGGTGAGCCCACCTGGGTACAGACGAGGTGGAGCATGGGGTGCAGAGACTCTGGGCCGAGATCCCCCAGGTGCTGGGTGAGCAGGACCCGCTCTCCTTTCTGGCACGATGCCTCTGCCCCTCCACGAAAAAGCAGCAGACCGCAGCCCGGCGGGCCCTGGGGGACATGCTGGGTTAGCTCTCCCACAGTCCGCCATCCGTGGGTCCAACTGGCCGGGGCCTCGCTGGCCCTGCGGCTTGTCACGCCCACTGGCAGAGGTCCCCCTGCCCCGTGCCCTCACCTGAGTGTCCACCATCTTCACTCCAGTGCGGTCACCCACCGTCAGCACTCGAGGGTGGGCGGTGAAGTCTGCCCAGCGCCAGGAAGAAGGGTCCCGGAACACCAGGGTCTCAGGGTCCTTGTAGATTTGCCGCAGCCTTGGGGAGACAGGCCAGCCGTGGTGGGGGGACAGGCTGAGGGGGAGGACTGGGCACCCTGGCCGGGTCCTGGCCGGGTTCTGGGGGGCCCGTGTTGGGGTGGGGGTTTCTGTGGCAGGGGCCTTACCCGTCTTCGGCGCTCCACAGACAGACGGCTCCAGAGCGGCTGCAGATGACCAGCTCTCCAGGCAGGTGAGGGCTGCAGGGCACATGCGTGAGGAACGCCGGGCCACCCCTTCTCCCAAGCCTACCTCCGCACACACTGCCCCCTCCCCGCAAGCCCCTCACCTGAGGCTGATCCCTGTGGCCCCCTTGTCCACCTGCAGCACCTGGAGAGGGGCCGGCTGCCCCTGCATACTGACCTTCCACAGGCCACAGTGGTGGTCAGAGCGGACAGCCAGCagagctggaggagggagagggtgaaagtgaaggtgaggGTTAGCAGCAGGTCAGTGAGCAGCCAAGGGAGGCGTCCACGGGCTTACCTTCTCCCTGCACGCTGCGGGTCACTACCTGCCGGACGGGTCCCCGGAGCTGGATACGGCCAGGGTCGCTGAGAACCTGGGGCTCGCTCTCTGGGGTCAGACTGACCTTCTGGAAACCTGGGCATCTCGCTAAGGACAGGTTCACAAGCTACGGCCGCTTAAGGCCCACAACTCCCTGCCTGTCCCTGGCCTGTGCTCAGCAAGGGAGGATACACAGTGTGTCCATGGCACCGCCCACGGGGTAGACCAGCTGCCCGGCCCCAGGGGTCCTGCCAGGCACCCAGGCCAGCGCGCCCCCGGTGCAGGCATCATCCAGGAGCAGCCGCTCCCAGCGCAGGGCCAGCTCCTCGTGCAGCAGCTCTCCCAGGAGGCTCGCCACCGACGTGCTCAGGATCGGGGCCCCAAGGATGGAAAACCGGCGCTGGCGCTGGCTGAGGTAAGCCCAGGGACAGCTGGGGCGAGAGGACGGCGGGACGGTCAGGCCGGCCCGGGGGGGCCCAGTGCAGTGGACATGTGCTTAAACCAACCTGGAACTCCTTCCTCTGCGAGAGCACCCTACTGTTCCTGTGCTGCAGTCACACGACCCAGGCCTGGGCACTCAGGAGTCGCCCCAGCCAGTGATTGGCTCACGCCTGGCATGACACCCAGGCCAAGCCAAACTGAGCCAAGCACACCCTTCCTGGGACATCTGCTGGTGCCTCAGGAAGGCCACTAGCCCTCTCCCTGGAATCAGTGGCCTCTCCCTGGAATCATAAACCACGTTGCTGCCACCTGGAGACAGTGTGCCTAGGAACTAAGCCAAGCAGAAGCAAGTGGGTGAGAAGGTGAAGGGTCAAGGCAAAGCCCTGTAACACCTGACGCCTGGACGCAGCCATGTCTGGGCTCCATGAGCTTGCAGTCCTTCTCGCCCTGCACTGCTAGCAGAGCTGCGATTTGTATGAGGAAAAGTATGGCTCGTGCTTGCACTGGGGAGGGTGGAAGCAAATGCTGATGGGAACCAGCATCCTGGCCTGGATCCTTCCAGAGCCCCACCACCGGCTAGGCCTACCCAACCCATTCTCTCTCACTAGCCACTTGCCCCCAGGGCTGGTGTCCACCGAGGTCCTGGAGTAGCCTCTTCACACTGACCACTGTCTTCGTCTTAGAGCGGCTCTGTGTGGAAAGGCCTCGTCAAGCTCACATGTCGTAGGGCCCACCCCGATGGGAAGTGGGGTGCCTCCCCCCTCCTGGCCAGCCAGGGTTACTCACATGTGCTCCTTCCAGTTTGAAATTCTCCAGCAGTAGCCTTCCCAGGGGTGCAAAGGCTATGTCTCCGTGGTTCCACAAGAACCGGCTGATCTGCGGGAGGAAAGGAGGCCGGGTCAGGAGGCATAGCCCCGGGCCCGCGGCCCTGTCCACCGGGCAGGCCCACGCACCTGCTCAGTAACATCCAGCACGGCTCGGGGATGTCTCCGGAACTGGTAGCCTCCCCGGAAAAGCAGATCTTTGGCAGTCAGGCCAGGGTCCCAGGGATCTGAGGGAAGAGGGAGGCTGGGAAGGGACTGAAAATGGAACCAGGTATCCCAGTGCCCAGAGGTGCCAAGGACCCTGATGGGTGGAAGGAATCAGCAGGGGACATGGGGGGAAGGCctcagggcaggggctggggaagaaGCAGTGCGTGGGAGCAGCTCGGGGCCCCCAGCCCAAGCTCCTTACCGGGACCAGGAGGCAGCAAGGGCAGGGGCCCAGGCGTGTCCGGCTCCCAGAGCAGAGCCTTGGCCACGTGCGGCGTGCTGTCCTGAGGAAACACAACCACAGCCGCAATGCAACAGTGAGCGAGCGCCCAGGCCAGGCCCTGTCATCAGCTTTTGTCTCTTCCTAACTCCTTCAGAACTCACCAGGCGCCTGCCAAGCTGGTCACTGTCACTTTAATGATGAAGAaaatgggaggagaggggaggccgTCCCTGGTCCCGGGCAGCAGCCAGAAAAGAGAAGggctgggatctgaacccaggcagcctgactCCAGTCTGTGCTTCCCAGCTCCAGGCTGCACTGCTCTCGGAGGACTGCCTGGCCTTCACTAGCTGGCCCGGATCTCACCCACATGTCACTTACACTCGGGAGACCGTGCAGGCGCCCACAGGCTCTTCCGCTCCCctgcaaggctgctgctgctgctaagtcacttcagtcgtgtctgactctgtgtgaccccatagacagcagcccaccaggctcccccgtccttgggattctccaggcaagaacactggagtgggttgccatttcctcctccaatgcatgaaagtgaaaagtgaaagcgaagtcgctcagttgtatccgactcttagcgaccccatggattgcagcctaccaggctcctccatccatgggattttccaggcaagagtactggagtggggtgccattgccttctctgcccctgcagggctggcctcagacaaCTCAGCTCCACACTCGGGACGGAGAGCAGCAGGTGAGGCTCCTGATGGAAGCCCTTCCTTGTCAAGGGAGCCCCGCCAACCACCCCCGCCCCGACCCCCCAGTGTCACTCTTAAATTTCTCACCCACGTGCCTCTGCCTGGCGTAACCCTTAGCCAGCTTGTCTCCAAGTGGCAGCCGATGGCTTAGGTGTCCAGGGAAAGAGCAGGTGTCCTTCTTGTCCCAGGatgtctccccaccccctcaccttGCACTGTGCAGCTCCAGCATCCTTTTGGTTTCGCTCAGAGATGTCCACACTTTGAAATGATTTTATCTTCTGGCCTATTCACTTGTCAGTCCCTACTCCACCTAACTGTTCCCCAGGGGCAGGGAGTGCATCTGACTTACTCACTCTGGATCCCCAGGGCCTGATAAggcacctggcacacagtaggtctaTTCAGTGAGTATTCATTGAACaaacagaggaaggagaaggcGGGGGGAGAGGGAGCCAGGAAGGAGGCTGAACCCTCTGTGGATGGTAGGGCACCGTAGGTCCCCGAAGGACGGGATTctggttgaacctgggtcttagTAGATTTGTACCAAAGCCCCCCACCCTGCACTCCTGCCAACTGGTGTGACCTCTAGGATGGGGGTGCCAAACGATGCCCCCCACCCCGGGCCACCAAGgctctccctgccatcctcacctGAGAGCCTTGGGGTGAGGACGCCGGCAGGGTCAGTGTGTCTCTCCAGCTGCACATGAACGACAGGTCAGGGACATCGCTCTGACCAAGGGGGCCGGTCATGAACAAtgagggtgggagggagctgGGGAAGTCCATCCTGAAAAACAGGAGCCACCGTCACCCTGGTCTTCCTCAGAGATCTGAACCGGACAGCGGCTTCCAGGGCTCCTGGGAGAGTGAAGAGTGTCTTAAGAGGAGGATAATCTCTTTGGGGAAGCAGATAAGGAAGAACAAATGAATATGTTGCCGAACGCCCGAGAATAGTAGGTGCTATACCAAAACCAAGCAACCCGCCAGGAGGGAAGGGGTGGCAGGGCCTGAGGGTATGCTTTTTAGCATCCGTAGCTTCATGAAGGTGGTGTTCGGCACACACAGAGCCTAATGAGAGAGACAAACATGCCAACTACTGGAAAGAGGGTGCTGGGCAGAATGAACAGCAAGAGCAAGAGTCCTGGGGCAGGAAGTATGTGAGAAGCAACTGGGCAGCCATGGGAAGAACTAGGGGGTGAGTGATGGGGGCCGAAGTTAGAAGGTGGCTGGTAGGGGTCAGCTTCCATCACGCTCTCATGTACTACATTATAATTACACAGTCCTACCTAGACGACAAGCCCCACACTCTAGGCTACACTCTCAAGACAAACTCAAGTTCCCCAAAGCCAGAGTTGTCTGCCTTCCGACTGTCAAGTACAGTACCTTCCAACAAAAAGGAACCAACTGAGTATTGAATAATAATGTTTATGTCAAAGGgctttggtgactgcagccatgaaattcaaagatccctgctccttggaaagggacgctatgacaaacctagactgtattaaaaagcagagacatcactttgccaacaaaggtccatatagtcaaagtttggtttttttcagtagtcatgtatggatgtgagagctggaccaaaaagaagcctgagtgctgaagaattgatgctttcaaactgtggtgtgggagaagattcttcagagtcccttggactgcaggtagatcaaaccagtcaatcctaaaggaaatcaaccctgaatattcactggaaggactgaagatgaagttgcaatactttggccacctgatgcaaagagtcgcctcattggaaaagactaaagctgggaaagattgaaggcaggaggagaagagggtggcagagatgagatggttagatagcatcactgactcagtggacatgaacttgagccaACTCCAAGAaatagtgacggacagggaagtctggtgtgctgcagtctgtggggtcacaaagagtgtaaacaacaacaaaataagcaGCTGTAATATCCTTTATTAGCTGCAAAAATAAGAGCAGTTCTCACTGAGTGCCAGCATCTGCCGACATGGTACCACAAGTTTTATTCTCCTGCCCCTAGTATGGAGGTCAGCAAACAGGCTGGGAAagagcaacttgcccaaggccaatAGTGCAATCTTCTGGCCACTCCAAAACTCCAGGTCTGAACCACTATTCTCCCTGCATCTAGAAGCAAGCACCAGCCTCAGAGCCTGACGATGCAAAACCTTGCCCCTTAGAGCTACCACTGCATGCatccatttattttgtaacctctatACCTCCAGGTACTCTGAGCACCTCGCAAAGTGCTCACCACACAGTAAATGTTggtagatggtaaagaatctccctgcaatgcagaagactgagGTTTGATTCTTGcgtagggaagaccccctggagaagggaatggcgaccctctggagtattcttgcctggagaattccacggacagaggagcctggcgggttacagtccatggggtcacaaaagagttggacacaactaagtgaccagcactttcacttttcaaacgaagaacttcccctgtggtccagtgtctaagacacctcactcccaatgcagagggcccaggttcgactcctggtcaaggaactagatcccacatgctgcaactaagagttcgaatgccacaactaaagattctgagtgccacaactaaggcccagtgcagtcatgtaaataaataaataattaaaaaaacaaaaacaaaacaaaacacccgtCAAAACAATGTGTTTCTCAGGGCACGGGTCAGCCTCATTCTGATTGTGGTTTATATGCCTTCTCTCTTCTTCGGGCCTGCTCTCTGGGACAGGAACTGTATCTGATTCATTTCTGACCTCCTGGCATCTGATTAttgttgccttctcctccatcACAGGAGAGGACAGTGGTGGGAATGCATCTTTTCACCACAGGACCTTTTCACACGATTTCTCCACTAAAAATGAACACCATTGCTCTTCCTACCTACCTATAAAATCTGCCCCCATCCTTCAGATTTTGAGTCAGGAAGCCTCTCCTGGTTCCCCCAGCCCTGTCCCACATCACCCTGCATCCCTCCTCTGGAGCACGCATTGCGATGTGTGGTAAGATATTTAAAGGTAAAGCTATGTGATTCCAAACTGCTCTGAGAGTCCCCATGGGGAAGGGACTTTATCCCCAGTGCCTGCCTTATTTACTACGTGATGCATAGGAAAGCCTGGCGcactgcatgcagtccatggggtcgcaaagagtcagacacgacggagcgactgaactgaactcaaatcaGTACGTAAAAGATGAAGGCACAAATCCAAGAATGAGGAACTCGACAGTCTCAAACAAACGCAGGGGGGCTGAGGGAGCTGGTGGAGCCCACGACCTCAGAGAAGCCCCGAGACAAGACAGCCTCGACTTCCCGCCCTCGTCTCTCCCGGACTCTAATTTAGACCTCCCTTTTCGTCGGGTCTGCACGAACGCCGGGTGCGGCAATAGGTGCGCCTGCCGGGGGATGGGAGAGGGGCTCGGGGAGGCCCTTCCCTTCAGACCTCTACTCGCCCACGTCCTCCCCATCCGCCTCTTCCCACTCCACGTCGAGGCCCCAGAATTTCAACCCAAGAACAGCAGGCATCTCGCACCAAGCGCTGTGTGCCAGACAGTTGTTGCTACGACGCTTTACAACGGCGTGATGCTCCCCGCTCCATGAGCCAGCGGCTGCTCACCACCCACTCTGCAAAGGTTGGGCGACTCGTCCCAAAGCCACAGTTTGGAGCAGGAGGACCCGCCCCTCCGTCCCGTCGGGGCGGCGCGCGCACTTACGTGATCCCGTCGCGCCGTGCTCGTCGGGGAAACAGACCTCCGCGTGACGCTCGCCTGACCCTCGTGCCACGAGGGAGCCCCAAGGCGGAACCCTAGCTCTCGAGCCCTCAACTCCACAGCCCCACAGAAGAGATGAACCGCCTCCCCGGGCCGGGCCGGAAATGCTTCCTGGAAGACAGGAAGTCCCGCCTACCAGCCCGGCCTCAGGGGCGCTCCAGAGCGCCACCTCCCGGGCGGAGGGAGAATGCGAGTGCAGACGGAGCCGTGGGCACTGGAAATtaagtaaaaggaaatgaaaagtgaagtcacccagccgtgtccgactctttacgaccccatggactgaagcccgccaggctcctctgtccatgggattctccaggcgagactactggagtgggttgccatggtctcctccaggggatcttcctgacccagggatcgtacctgcGTCttttgcaactcctgcattgcaggcagattctctaccgtgagccaccagggaagtcctcagaatTGTCTTTCTGTAAGGTCAATCCTTGAACCGTTTGGGAGATTGAATCTACCTTGCTCCACATCTGCTCTTCCAAGTCAAATGTTAACAGGTGCTACCAACTGTTTCTCTATGCCTTAAGTGTCCACATTGCCCCCGTCCTGGCTCGTGTTGTCAGATCCGAAGGtagcaagcagcagcagcagtagcaacagtaACAAAACTTACAGACCATAAACTCAGTAACTGGTCACATTTTCCCAGTCACTGGCTCCTCAAGACTGTTAAAATTTCCATCTCCTTCAAGCAACTGTGTTGCATGGTAGCGAGCCATATGTAAATTGTCTTCATCcttaactttatttttgttatttctcctTCATCGCTAGACCCTCATTTTTAAGAATTGCTATCTTAACATGTTTTTACAAACCAACCCAGATTCacttctgaggggaaaaaaaaaaaaaaagcaggggtggggtggggagggcaagaTATCAAATGACTAATTTTAGCTGGAGCCCACGTGGAACACTTACAGTTGGCTTCAGGAAGGCTTAAGGTGAACAGATTTTAAATGTAGGCCCTAAAGAGTCTGTGAGGCTGCTACAAATAAAAACACCATCACTTACAGAATGAGCACCTCCCATCCTCCTCTAGGCTCAGCTGCTTAAGCAGCTGGGGAGGGCAGGCTAGCAAAACGGGGAGTGCAGGGCATCCTTGGATGGCAGCAGGGGTGGGGTTCTGAACTTGGGTCCCCAGACTCCTCCCCTGGTCTTTGTTTCCCGAATACCACGCAAGCAAGCGCAGAGAAGAAGATAATAGGAGGGCCCTGTCTTCCACCCTCACCTTACACCCGCAGCCCTGCCCTTGCAGTAAGGTGGTTGGCCAGGCGGCCACTTAGTCCACAtccaggctctggctgcctgggAGACTGGCCTTCCCATTGGCTGGGCATACTGTCCTGCTACAGTTTTATGGGCTCTCATTGGCTACGAGTGAGGTGGGAGGCGGAGCTCACTATGCGCCGACGGTTGTACCACGTGCTCCCCACGTGGGCGCTAGCTCTGGCGTGTAAAAGGGCGCGGGTGGCGCCAGAACGTGCCCACTGTCCCCTCCAGCCCTTGAGTCCAGCCATGGCTTCACAGGCCAGCGCAGCTCTGGGCACCGATGACAGTGGCCGCAGGAAGCCCCGTCTGGCAGCATCACTGCAGATAAGCCCAGGGGCCAGCCCCTGGAGGCCCTCGGCCAGTCTGGGCCAAGAGCCTGCGCCCGCCTCCAACGCAGAGAATGATGAACCGGGCGGGCAGCTCCAGGCCTCTGCGGCGGCTGGGGATGGTGAggcctgggtgggggcagggatcgGGGAGCTGGGGGCGGCTGGGCACAGGAAGGATGGGGAGGTCCCTGAGGGTCGCTGTACCACCCGCAGGGCCCACCGGGGACTTCCCGAAGATGGCCAGACATCTGGGCCTGCAGCTCAAAGACCCGCCACTGGGCCAGGCCGTGGCCTCACTTACTCAGTACGCGGCCAATCTGGGTGTCTCCCTGATATTTCGAGAAAGCCAAACAGCAGGTGAGGCCCAGGGGGCTGGGATGGCAGCATGCCCTGGGCTGTTCTCAAATGAAGCCAGGAAGACTGAGTTGGGCCTGAGCCTGGGGCCTGAGGTAGGCCTGCTGTGAGCAGCATGGTGCCAGGGGTACCAGGTACCCCAGATTTCTAACTAGCAGGTGAAGGGGGCCAAATCTGAAGCTCAGGTTGGTTAAAGGACCTGCCTCAAGCTACCCAGCCTTTCAGCAGGCTTTTTTGAAGGTCGATTATATACAATTACAGTTGCCATGCCAGCGTTGGAGAGGAGGTGCCTAAGTGAGGGCCAGCCCACCCCAACTCAAAGAGGTTATCAGATACAGTTAACGATGGCAACACTGTATACAGGTGTAATGGTTACAGGCCTCCTCCTGGAACCACCAAGATCAATCACCAGGTCCCTCCTAGAGTCAGATTCCCAACTTTCAGCCAGCACATTCCCTGCTTCTAAGAACTTTTGGGAGCATTTGTAAAACTTCCTAGGAGAACCTCAAACTGAACAACTCAAAACGagataatgtatttaaaaaaaaaatctacctgggATTTGTTTTAATCAGGTATGTTAAGACAGCAGACGTGAGAGTGCTTGTCACGAGGGGGTAAGTATGGATTCCTAGAAACAGGAGGCACAGATGGCCATGCAGGGCTGTGCAGGAAAGGATGGGGTggccaggaggaagaggaggggggcAGGCACAGCCCAGGGTGTTAACTGGGTTTTCTTGGGAAAGAATGGTTGGAGCAGGGTACCTATGCAGAGTGAGATTAGGATTGATAAAAGCAAGACACTGGATAAGTTTAGGGGTTATAGGGTGGTTCCTAGCTGCCTAATACCTGGCCTCAGGGGTGATTTAGGGCATGGGGAATGTTGGCTTGTCAGAGAGTTCTGTGGTTGGGGTGTGAGCTCTGGATTGGTTGGGTTTTATATGAAAGAATGAGCTTGCAGAGAAGTTGTTTGCTATGTCTAGGAATCAACTAGTCCTGGGAGGGATGGTTTCTCAAGAATTA
This genomic interval carries:
- the TAF1C gene encoding TATA box-binding protein-associated factor RNA polymerase I subunit C — encoded protein: MDFPSSLPPSLFMTGPLGQSDVPDLSFMCSWRDTLTLPASSPQGSQDSTPHVAKALLWEPDTPGPLPLLPPGPDPWDPGLTAKDLLFRGGYQFRRHPRAVLDVTEQISRFLWNHGDIAFAPLGRLLLENFKLEGAHSRSKTKTVVSVKRLLQDLGGHQPWGCPWAYLSQRQRRFSILGAPILSTSVASLLGELLHEELALRWERLLLDDACTGGALAWVPGRTPGAGQLVYPVGGAMDTLCFQKVSLTPESEPQVLSDPGRIQLRGPVRQVVTRSVQGEALLAVRSDHHCGLWKVSMQGQPAPLQVLQVDKGATGISLSPHLPGELVICSRSGAVCLWSAEDGLRQIYKDPETLVFRDPSSWRWADFTAHPRVLTVGDRTGVKMVDTQGPPGCGLLLFRGGAEASCQKGERVLLTQHLGDLGPESLHPMLHLVCTQFSLYLVDERLPLVPLLKWNHGLRSAPLLARLLPPPRPGLPQPLLLASQGGELQLLHLAGVGACTPRLAGLPQSLPTRSDSLSAFPLLEPKSHRRLQERLKAPTVGLAAAIPPPASTPVLSLFQLSAAGDVFHQRLHLQADPGPNARAPAASWTPQATACCSRWLEALLEVPLAPPVWAAPTFSHRRLLGGFEPQKVEGLAPEGFRRAMAQGRLLQRRDLGLLPPEERPPAPEPGPEDELSERLEAAWEFGAAAWWERRRGGCAGPGKQPKRHKRRTQLSSTFSSLSGRVDLSDPASPPPSPDHTLPEARPQPPRTPPSQELTQEPWAQGVPSERQQTLWDYMAELPLRTDTPGGASALSSQTPSVRTTPSRQHAPQDGTVQQLPRRDTPEGTTVLSSQTPSVRATPSRQHTPQDGIVQQLPRGDTPEGATPPSSQTPSFLATRSSSQRLRKKPRMGF